DNA from Nocardioides seonyuensis:
AGTGGGTGAGGGCGTCGTACGACGAGAACGTCGGGACGTCGCGACCGCCGACCGGGACCATGGCGCGCCGGCCCCAGAGGGTGTCGAAGGACGGGAAGGCCGACCGCACGGGGCCGAGGTGCCAGTGCAGGTCGACGCTGCTCGTCCCGCGCGCCAGCGGCACTTCGTAGTAGTGGCGGACGAGGTGGCGCCATGCCCACGAGTCGCCGGGCCGGGCGAATCCCTCGACGGGCACCCACCCGAGGGAGATGAGGGTGTCGTGGGCACGGGACAGGTCCTCCGGGTCGACCAGCAGGTCGTGGTCACCACGCCCCCGCGCCCGGAAGTCGCCGTGGGCCTGCGCCGCGAGGGCCAGCCCCTTGAACGTCAGCGCCCGGACCCCGACCTCGTGCAGGGCGGAGAGGATCTCGTGGAGCTCCTCGGCCTGGTCCTCGATGGCCACTCGCTCGGAGGCGCAGTCGGCGCTGACCTGCGCCGCCACCGCCGGCGGGAGGTCGAACCGGTCGAGGGAGCGCGCAACGGTCTCCGTGAGGCGGTGTCGCCGCATGGCACCGACGAACTGGCCGCTCATCGCGTCGGGCAGTCGCCACGGGGTCGGGTCGTCGGACACGAGGTGCCTCATCGCCTGGCGGAGGGTCTCGACGCTCGCCGCGGTGAATGCCTCGTGGGCGACGCCGCTGCCGTCCTGGAGGACCCGGTGGGCGACGAGGTCGAGCACCTGGAGGCGCGTCGCCTCCGTCGCGTCCGTCGGCGGGGCCGGCTCGCCGAACTCTGCGACCACGGCACTCGTGATGTCCTCGAGGGTGGTCGTCGCCTCGGCAGGCGTCGCGTCGAAGATGACGGTGGCCATCTCGGAGAGCACGAGCACCTGGTCGTTGACGAAGACAGCCGTTCGGCCGCCCTCGGAGAACACGTCCCGGACGAACCCGCGGCGCACCCTCATGTGGCTGCTCCGGCGAGGCACTCCCGCACGACGCCGGCGAGGGTGGCGGGATCGCCGAACGTGACGAGCCGCGCGCCACCGGCTCGTCGTACGACATCGGCGAGACGTTGGAGCGGCTCGGCGAGGTAGTGGAGTCCCGAGGCCGCATCGGCCAGCGCGGCCAGGGCGTCGATGGTCTCGAGGGGCTCGAGCCGTGGCTCGCCGCAGTGGCCAGGGTCGTGCTGCAGGACGAGCAGGGCCGCGAGCGGGCAGGCGCTGTCACTGGCCGGCTGGAGGCCGAGCGCGCTGGGTGCGGCCAGGTCCTCGGCGCGCCCGGTGCTCGCAGGGACCGGGTCGAGGGCGGGCAGGACGAGGCCGTCGGCGGTGATGCCGGTCGTGGCGGAGGCCAGGTGTGCGAGGCCGTCGCCGAACGCCGTCGCGGACACGGTGCGGTTGCCGCGGAGCTCGACGAGCACCGCCGCGGCGCGGGTCGCGGGATCCACGACGGCGACGGCGTCGAGCATCACCAGCTCGCCCGAACGCGCGGCCATCGCGGTCCTCATCACCGTCGTCGACAGGGCATGGACAGCCTGGCGGACGGTCAGGGCGACGACGTCGGCCTGGCCGCGCTCGCCGACGGCGACGGTCAGGACCGGCGCCACGGGGAGCGGCCCGGACGCGCTGGCCTCACCCGTCAGCGCGTCGCGCCAGGCATCGCGGACCGCGCTCGCGAGGTCTTCCCCGGCCACGGCGAGCGGCACCACCACGCCGAGTGTCTCGACGTGCAGGAGGGTGACGGGGGCGCCTGGCACGCGGGCAGCATAGGGGAGATCGCAGCCCCCACCACCGGGTCTCGGCTGGGGGTGGGTCTGTCACACTTCCGCCGTGCCCGACCGTCTTCGCAGCCGTCACGCGGCCGCGCTGGGCGCCTACCTGCTGTTCCTGGCGTTCGTGCTCGGCCAGCGTGACGCGAGCCTTGCCGCCTGGGTGATCCGCCAGACCGGCCGGGTGGTCCGACTGCTAGGGCCTGACTGGCTGGGCACCCCGGTCCGCGTGGAGTTCCTCCTCAATGTGGCGATGATCGTGCCGGCCGCGTTCCTGGTGGCGATGCTCTTCCCACGCCACCCGTGGGCCAACTGGGTGGTCTACGGGTTCGTGGCCGCCGGCCTCGTCGAGGGGTTCCAGGGGCTCTTCAGGCCGCTGCGCTCGGCCCAGTTCGTCGACGTGGTCGCCAACACGACCGGTGTGCTCCTCGGCGTCATCCTGGCGCTGGTGGTGCTGCGCCGGACCGCGGACAGCGAGGAATCTCGCCCGCCGATGTGACGTGTAACTCTGTTTCAACGGAATTGCAACTGTGCGTTCACATGGTGACCCTCCTCTATCCATGCTAGGCAAAATCTGCTCTGATCCTGTGTCAGGTCGGTGAATCTTCTGTGGAGGGCAGAGGGTGATCGGCCTTCCCGACGGGTTCGCCCAGCGGGAGCTTCACGGCTTGGGGAGAGCTATGACCAGGGAGGATCTGCAACGGCGTGTCCGGGCACGCCGACCAGTCACACTGATGGCGTTCGACGCCGGCGCGCTCGTGGTGGCCTACGCGATCAGCGTGGTGCTCCGCTACGACGAGGCGGCCACCGCGACCGTCTGGGCCTACGCCGCGGCAGTGACCGTGGGGGCGGTGCTGCTGCAGTGGACCATCGGTCTGCTGCGGGGCTCCTACCTCGGCCGTGTGGGTGTGGCCACCATCGAGGAGACGATGTCGCTGGGCCTGGCGGCCGCCGGTGCCGGCTTCATCGTCTTCGTCGCCAACGCACTGACCCACCCCCACTGGATCGCGCGCAGCATCCCGCCGTCGGCGACGTTCCTCGGCCTCTTCATGATGCTGACGGCGCGAGCCGCCTGGCGCTACTACGCCGACCAGGTCCAGACGGTCGACGACGCCGCCGCGAAGCGTGCCGTCGTGGTCGGTGCCGGGTTCACCGGCACCAGGCTCGCCCGGTCGATGCTCATGTCGCCGGAGGCCGGCATGGTCCCCGTGGCGTTCCTCGACGACGACGGGTGGAAGCGTCAGCGCCGCCACTTCGGAGTGCCCGTGATGGGGCGGGTCCGACACCTCGAGCGGGTGGTGGAGCAGACCGAGGCCGACGTCGTCGTGGTCGCCATCCCGAGCGCCTCCAAGGGGCTGATCAAGTCCCTGGCCGAGGCCGCCAACCGGGTCGGCGTCACCTTGAAGGTCCTGCCGCCCTTCGCCGAGACGTTCGCCTCTCAGGCCGACGTCCGCGACGTCCGCGACGTCAACATGTGCGACATCCTCGGGCGTGCCGCGGTCGAGACCGACCTCGAGTCCATCGCCCACTACGTCACCGGCAAGCGGGTGCTCGTCACGGGCGCGGGCGGGTCGATCGGCTCCGAGCTGTGCCGCCAGCTCGACAAGTTCGGGCCGGCCGAGCTGATCATGCTCGACCGCGACGAGTCCGCGCTCCACTCCGTGCAGCTGTCGCTGCGCGGGCAGGCCCTCCTCGACAGCAAGGAGGTCGTGCTCAACGACATCCGTGACGAGGCGGCGCTGCGCGAGATCTTCCACGACCGTCGCCCCGAGGTCGTCTTCCACGCGGCCGCCCTCAAGCACCTGCCGATGCTCGAGCAGTATCCCCACGAGGCGATGAAGACCAACGTGCTCGGCACGGCCAACGTCCTGCAGGCCTCGGCCGAGGTCGGCGTCCAGCACTTCGTCAACATCTCCACCGACAAGGCGGCCGACCCGACGAGCGTGCTCGGCTACTCCAAGCGGGTCGCCGAGCGGCTCACCGCCGCGATGGCCCAGCAGACCGACGGCTCCTACCTCAGCGTCCGCTTCGGCAACGTGCTCGGCAGCCGGGGGTCGGTCCTGCACGCGTTCACCGCCCAGATCGCTGCCGGCGGACCGGTCACGGTCACCCACCCCGACATCACCCGCTACTTCATGACCGTCGAGGAGGCCGTGCAGCTGGTGATCCAGGCCGGTGCGCTGGGCAAGGACGGCGAGGTGCTCATCCTCGACATGGGCACCCCCGTCAAGATCGACGACGTCGCGAGGCAGCTGATCGCCCAGTCCGGCAAGAAGATCGAGATCGTCTACACCGGTCTGCGCGAGGGCGAGAAGCTCCACGAGCAGCTCTTCGGTGGCGCAGAGGGCGACGAGCGCTCCAGGCACCCGATGATCTCCCACGCGTCGGTGCCCGCCCTCTCGCCAGACGTCGTGCGCGCCTACGACGTGCGCGTGAGCTGTGCGGGGATGCTCCAGGCTTTCGAGGACTGGGTGCGGCTCCCCGACCCGAGCGACGTTGCTGAGACGACTGCGGGGGTCAAGGTCCGCGTGGGATCGTTCGACCCAGACCTGCCCGCACCTCGCGCCCGATGAACGGAGACACCACGACGTGACGACCACCGTCAGCCCGGAGGCCACCGTCCTTGTGACCGGGGGCACCGGCTCCTTCGGTCACACAATGGTGCGGAGGCTTCTCCACGCCGGCATCCGCGAGGTCCGCGTCTTCAGCCGCGACGAGCTCAAGCAGCACGACATGCGCCGCGCCCTCGACGACGACCGGGTGCGGTTCTACATCGGCGACGTGCGTGACTACGACAGCGTCGACCGTGCCACCCGCGGGGTGGACCACGTCTTCCACGCCGCCGCGCTCAAGCAGGTGCCGAGCTGCGAGTTCTTCCCGCTCGAGGCGGTGCGCACCAACGTGATGGGCAGTGCCAACGTGATCGAGGCGAGCAACGCCAACGGCGTCCGCTCGGTCGTCTGCCTCGGCACCGACAAGGCCGCCTATCCCGTCAACGCCATGGGCATGTCCAAGGCGATGATGGAGAAGGTCGCCCAGGCCTTCGCCCGCAACAACCCCACCGCCAACACCGTGGTCTCGACGGTGCGCTACGGCAACGTGATGATGTCGCGCGGGTCCGTGATCCCGCTCTTCGTCGACCAGCTCAAGGCCGGTCGGCCGCTGACCGTCACCGACCCCGGCATGACCAGGTTCCTGATGTCGCTGGAGGAGGCGGTGCTGCTCGTCGAGCACGCCTTCGTCAACGCTGCGCCGGGCGACCTCTTCATCCGCAAGGCCCCGGCGTGCACGATCGAGGTGCTGGCCCAGGCCGTCGCCAAGGCCATGGGGACCGCCGCCGACATTCGAGTCATCGGCACCCGTCACGGCGAGAAGCTCTACGAGACCCTCGCGACGCGCGAGGAGCTGGTCCGCAGCACCGACCAGGGCGACTACTTCCGGGTCGCCGTCGACGCGCGCGACCTCAACTACGGCGAGTACTTCGACGAGGGCGAGCGGCAGGAGTCCGAGGTCGACGACTACCACTCCCACAACACCGAGCGTCTCGACATCGACGGTGTGGTCGACGTGCTGAACGCGCTGCCACAGTTCCGTGCACTGATCGGCTGAGCGCGTGCGCGTCGGCTTCGTCAGCCAGTACTTCCCGCCAGAGCCCGGAGCCGCGGCGCATCCCGGAGTCGTGGCGAGCGCGCTCGCTCGTCGCGGCCACGACGTCCAGGTCCTGACAGGGTTCCCGAGCTACCCCCACGGGGTGGTCTACGACGGCTACCGACAGCAGTCGCGCATGCGGGACGAAGTGGACGGGCTCTCGGTGCTACGAGTGCCCTACTACCTCAGCCACGACCAGTCCGGGGCCAGGCGTGCGCTGAGCATGCTGACCTTCGGGGCCTCTGCGACATTGCAGACGGGCTCACTGCGCGACGCCGACGTCCTGCTCGTCTATGCAAGCCCCGCGACCACCACCATCCCCGCCATGGCCCTGCGGGCGGTCGGCCGAGTCCCCTACGTCCTCTACATCCAGGACCTCTGGCCAGACACCGTGATGGAGAGCGGGATGCTCGCGGGCAGCCCGGGCGCTCGTCAGCGTGTCGAACGGGTCCTCGAGCGCGCCTGCGCGCGCACCTACCGTTCAGCTGAGCGGATCGTGGTCATCAGTGAAGGGATCAGGAGCATCCTCGCGGAGCGGGGAGTCCCCGAGGAGAAGCTCGTCGTCGTACCCAACTGGGTCGACGAGTCGGTCTTCGCCCCCGCCGCGCCGGACCCCGAGCTGGCTCGTCAGTTCTCGGGCCACGCCCTGACGGTGATGTACGCCGGCGGCATCGGCGAGCTGCAGGGGCTGCACCACGCCGTGCAGGCAGTGGAGTCGCTCCCCTCCGACTCCGGCATCCACCTCGCAGTCCTCGGGGAGGGTGTGGCCAAGCAGGGGCTCGTCGACCGCGTGCGCGAGCTCGGCCTGGGCGACCGCGTCTCGTTCCATCCCGGCCGGTCGCTGGCCGACATGCCCGCCACCATCGCGGCCGCCGACGTCCAGCTCGTCAGCCTCCTGGACCGTCCGCTCTTCCACGGCACGATCCCCAGCAAGGTGCAGGCTTCGCTCGCGGTGGGCTCGCCTGTGCTGGTGAGTGCTCCGGGAGATGCGGCGAGGCTGGTGACCGGGGCCGGGTGCGGGTTGGCGGTCCCGCCCGAGTCGCCCGACGAGCTGGCGGCGGCGATGGTGGCCCTGCGTGACCTGGGGCCCCAGGAGCGCGCCGCGATGGGGCAGAAGGGTCGCGACTTCTACGTCGGCAACCTGAGCGAGCGCTCCGGGGCGATGGCGCTGGAGCAGGCCCTGGAGGCGGCGACCGGATGAGGGTCGCGGTGGTCGGAGCCAGCGGGTTCGTCGGCTCCGCGGTGACGCGGGCGTGCGAGTCGGGCGGGCACGAGGTGATCGCTGTGAGCGCGCCACGAGTGTTCAGCAACGCCACGAGCAGCGACGACCTCGAGGCCGAGCTCGCTGGGCTCCACGACGAGGTGGCGCGCACGGCCGACCAGCTCGCCGGGTCCGACGTCGTCGTCAATGCAGCAGGGCTGGCCGACGCCCTCTCGGGCGACCGTGCCGCGTTGTTCGGGGCCAACGCCCTCGTCCCGCGACTGCTCGGCGCGGCCTGTGACGCCGCAGGCTGCGGACGTCTGGTCCACGTGAGCTCGGCGGCCGTGCAGGGTCGTCGCGCCCGGCTCGACGAGTCCGAGGCCTACGATCCGTTCAGCCCCTACGCGGAGTCCAAGATCCTCGGTGAGCAGGCCGCACTCGCGTCGCATCGGGCCGTGGTCTACCGGCCGACGTCGGTGCACGGGCCCACCCGGCCTGTCACCGAGAGGCTCGCCGGCCTGGCGCGGGGACCGATCTCGTCGTACGCCGGTGACGGCTCGCTGCCCACGCCACAGATCCTCGACTCCTCGGTCGGGTCTGCGGTGCGCTTCCTGGTCGAGCAGCCGACCGTGCCACGCATCGTCATGCATCCCTGGGAGGGGATGACCACGCGCTCGCTGCTCGAGGCGCTGGGTGCAGGTCGCCGTCCGCGCCACATTCCGTCACCGCTGGCCAGGGCAGCGGTGAGCACGCTCGCGAGGGCGGCGACGCTGCGTCCCGGTGCGCAGGGCCTGGCTCGGCGACTGGAGATGCTGTGGTTCGGACAGGCGCAGGACGAGTCGTGGCTCAGCGCGGCGGGGTGGACCGGCTCTGCGACCCCCGACGACTGGGCTGACCTCGGACGTCGCCTGTCCGCTCAGGCCTCGGCGCCGACGACCTCGACCTCGTAGTCCGTGGCCCAGTAGGTCCCGTCGACCGCGTGCACCGGGTACGACGGCTGGCCCACCGAGGGCGCGGCTGCACTGCCGGCCCAGATCCGCACGGTCTGCTCATCCTGGGTGACGAAGGCACCGGGGTAGGGCCGGGTCAGCGCGCGCACCATGCGCTCGATCTTGGCCACGGTCATCGTGTCGGGGTGGAGCTCCCCGTCTGCGGGGGTGCGGCCGGGCCACTCCGTGGCGAGCGAGTGGTCCTGGGGTGCCGGCGTGATCTCGCCGCGTGCCAGTGGTGGATGGACCTCACGGATCAACGTCCGGTGGGCGGCGGCGACCTTGTCGTAG
Protein-coding regions in this window:
- a CDS encoding polysaccharide biosynthesis protein, whose translation is MAFDAGALVVAYAISVVLRYDEAATATVWAYAAAVTVGAVLLQWTIGLLRGSYLGRVGVATIEETMSLGLAAAGAGFIVFVANALTHPHWIARSIPPSATFLGLFMMLTARAAWRYYADQVQTVDDAAAKRAVVVGAGFTGTRLARSMLMSPEAGMVPVAFLDDDGWKRQRRHFGVPVMGRVRHLERVVEQTEADVVVVAIPSASKGLIKSLAEAANRVGVTLKVLPPFAETFASQADVRDVRDVNMCDILGRAAVETDLESIAHYVTGKRVLVTGAGGSIGSELCRQLDKFGPAELIMLDRDESALHSVQLSLRGQALLDSKEVVLNDIRDEAALREIFHDRRPEVVFHAAALKHLPMLEQYPHEAMKTNVLGTANVLQASAEVGVQHFVNISTDKAADPTSVLGYSKRVAERLTAAMAQQTDGSYLSVRFGNVLGSRGSVLHAFTAQIAAGGPVTVTHPDITRYFMTVEEAVQLVIQAGALGKDGEVLILDMGTPVKIDDVARQLIAQSGKKIEIVYTGLREGEKLHEQLFGGAEGDERSRHPMISHASVPALSPDVVRAYDVRVSCAGMLQAFEDWVRLPDPSDVAETTAGVKVRVGSFDPDLPAPRAR
- a CDS encoding nucleotidyltransferase domain-containing protein produces the protein MRVRRGFVRDVFSEGGRTAVFVNDQVLVLSEMATVIFDATPAEATTTLEDITSAVVAEFGEPAPPTDATEATRLQVLDLVAHRVLQDGSGVAHEAFTAASVETLRQAMRHLVSDDPTPWRLPDAMSGQFVGAMRRHRLTETVARSLDRFDLPPAVAAQVSADCASERVAIEDQAEELHEILSALHEVGVRALTFKGLALAAQAHGDFRARGRGDHDLLVDPEDLSRAHDTLISLGWVPVEGFARPGDSWAWRHLVRHYYEVPLARGTSSVDLHWHLGPVRSAFPSFDTLWGRRAMVPVGGRDVPTFSSYDALTHSATHAAKDHWSSLRSVLDIRRLMSDPDAWRSADRPLRQDQLLSIGIAAHLLGTPTGAPEVVARAADLARALVPAVEARQSRMAGFDLTRRLPGAALAATLQAIARAGGRPGDFWRELWLLAIPVSDVSADPTPRAAVAVPRALGRRSAEVGRLWGRAAVERLRHTSRTRGSGSRRAT
- a CDS encoding VanZ family protein gives rise to the protein MPDRLRSRHAAALGAYLLFLAFVLGQRDASLAAWVIRQTGRVVRLLGPDWLGTPVRVEFLLNVAMIVPAAFLVAMLFPRHPWANWVVYGFVAAGLVEGFQGLFRPLRSAQFVDVVANTTGVLLGVILALVVLRRTADSEESRPPM
- a CDS encoding SDR family NAD(P)-dependent oxidoreductase gives rise to the protein MTTTVSPEATVLVTGGTGSFGHTMVRRLLHAGIREVRVFSRDELKQHDMRRALDDDRVRFYIGDVRDYDSVDRATRGVDHVFHAAALKQVPSCEFFPLEAVRTNVMGSANVIEASNANGVRSVVCLGTDKAAYPVNAMGMSKAMMEKVAQAFARNNPTANTVVSTVRYGNVMMSRGSVIPLFVDQLKAGRPLTVTDPGMTRFLMSLEEAVLLVEHAFVNAAPGDLFIRKAPACTIEVLAQAVAKAMGTAADIRVIGTRHGEKLYETLATREELVRSTDQGDYFRVAVDARDLNYGEYFDEGERQESEVDDYHSHNTERLDIDGVVDVLNALPQFRALIG
- a CDS encoding glycosyltransferase family 4 protein; protein product: MRVGFVSQYFPPEPGAAAHPGVVASALARRGHDVQVLTGFPSYPHGVVYDGYRQQSRMRDEVDGLSVLRVPYYLSHDQSGARRALSMLTFGASATLQTGSLRDADVLLVYASPATTTIPAMALRAVGRVPYVLYIQDLWPDTVMESGMLAGSPGARQRVERVLERACARTYRSAERIVVISEGIRSILAERGVPEEKLVVVPNWVDESVFAPAAPDPELARQFSGHALTVMYAGGIGELQGLHHAVQAVESLPSDSGIHLAVLGEGVAKQGLVDRVRELGLGDRVSFHPGRSLADMPATIAAADVQLVSLLDRPLFHGTIPSKVQASLAVGSPVLVSAPGDAARLVTGAGCGLAVPPESPDELAAAMVALRDLGPQERAAMGQKGRDFYVGNLSERSGAMALEQALEAATG
- a CDS encoding NAD-dependent epimerase/dehydratase family protein — translated: MRVAVVGASGFVGSAVTRACESGGHEVIAVSAPRVFSNATSSDDLEAELAGLHDEVARTADQLAGSDVVVNAAGLADALSGDRAALFGANALVPRLLGAACDAAGCGRLVHVSSAAVQGRRARLDESEAYDPFSPYAESKILGEQAALASHRAVVYRPTSVHGPTRPVTERLAGLARGPISSYAGDGSLPTPQILDSSVGSAVRFLVEQPTVPRIVMHPWEGMTTRSLLEALGAGRRPRHIPSPLARAAVSTLARAATLRPGAQGLARRLEMLWFGQAQDESWLSAAGWTGSATPDDWADLGRRLSAQASAPTTSTS